From the genome of Candidatus Paceibacterota bacterium, one region includes:
- a CDS encoding HAD family hydrolase — protein MSLPFRAAIFDLDGTLLDTLDDIANASNCVLAARGFPTHLNSRYRTFVGDGVVKLMARALPEPHRDEATVQACVAEYVQEYERTWNVQTKPYVGVPEMLDGLVSRGLKLAVLSNKPDHFTQRCVGELLAKWAFDAVLGASDRFPRKPHPASAIAVAGRLGVSPAECLYLGDSGVDMQTARAAGMFAVGALWGFRDQAELLESGAELLVQKPGEVLDLLNRQGQGRLKSERV, from the coding sequence CGCGCTGCTATCTTTGATCTCGACGGCACGTTGCTCGATACACTCGACGATATTGCCAACGCTAGCAACTGTGTCCTGGCGGCCCGAGGTTTTCCAACGCACCTCAATTCGAGATATCGGACGTTCGTTGGGGATGGGGTCGTCAAGCTGATGGCGCGAGCCCTCCCGGAGCCGCACCGCGACGAAGCTACGGTCCAAGCCTGTGTCGCTGAGTATGTGCAGGAATACGAGCGAACCTGGAATGTCCAAACCAAGCCGTACGTCGGCGTGCCGGAGATGTTGGACGGCCTGGTTTCTCGCGGACTGAAGCTGGCAGTGCTATCCAACAAACCGGACCACTTTACGCAGCGGTGCGTGGGCGAATTGCTTGCGAAGTGGGCTTTCGATGCGGTCCTGGGCGCAAGCGATCGGTTTCCGCGCAAACCCCACCCCGCGAGTGCTATCGCGGTCGCCGGACGATTGGGAGTCTCTCCGGCAGAGTGCCTTTACCTGGGCGATTCGGGCGTTGACATGCAAACGGCCCGCGCCGCCGGCATGTTTGCTGTGGGCGCGCTCTGGGGATTCCGGGACCAGGCCGAGTTGCTGGAATCCGGCGCGGAGCTTCTGGTTCAGAAGCCGGGCGAGGTGCTGGATTTGCTTAACCGGCAGGGCCAGGGCAGGCTAAAGTCGGAACGAGTATAA